One window from the genome of Acinetobacter sp. ANC 7912 encodes:
- a CDS encoding thiolase family protein, whose translation MTVILNGVRTAMGSFHGSLSALTAPDLGAATIKEAVARAGLQPNDIDEVIFGCVLPAGLKQAPARQAMRQAGLPDTTGATTVNKICGSGMKVVMQAADAITAGSAEIVVAGGMESMSNAPYILDKARAGHRMGHGKIIDHMLQEGLEDAETGLSMGALAQEMADKKGYTREQQDAFAINSLNKALNAIDQGYFHEEIVPVTVSTRKGDTIVDTDEQPLSAKPEKIPSLRPAFKKDGTITAANASSISDGASALVLTSEEIAAERGLKPWAKIVAYASNSRHPSEFTIAPVGAIEKVLKKAGWDAAEVDLWEINEAFAMVTMAAIDAFHLDPAKVNINGGACALGHPLGSSGSRIIVTLLHALKRTGGKKGIAALCIGGGEATAIAVELI comes from the coding sequence ATGACTGTTATTCTGAATGGTGTTCGTACTGCGATGGGCAGTTTCCATGGCTCGCTCTCTGCACTTACCGCACCGGATTTAGGTGCAGCAACCATTAAAGAAGCTGTGGCACGTGCAGGTTTACAACCAAACGATATAGATGAGGTGATTTTTGGCTGCGTCCTGCCAGCGGGTTTAAAACAGGCACCGGCGCGACAGGCCATGCGTCAGGCAGGTTTACCGGATACCACAGGTGCAACGACGGTCAATAAAATCTGTGGTTCAGGCATGAAAGTCGTGATGCAGGCAGCGGATGCGATTACAGCGGGTTCAGCTGAAATTGTGGTGGCTGGCGGCATGGAATCCATGAGCAATGCGCCCTATATTCTGGACAAGGCACGTGCTGGTCACCGCATGGGACATGGCAAAATTATCGACCATATGCTTCAGGAAGGCCTGGAAGATGCTGAAACTGGGCTTTCCATGGGTGCGCTGGCACAAGAAATGGCAGACAAGAAAGGCTATACCCGTGAACAGCAAGATGCTTTTGCCATCAACTCACTGAATAAAGCTTTAAACGCGATTGATCAAGGTTATTTTCACGAAGAAATCGTTCCGGTTACCGTGTCAACCCGTAAAGGTGACACCATTGTGGATACGGATGAACAACCTTTAAGCGCCAAACCCGAAAAAATTCCAAGTTTACGTCCAGCCTTCAAAAAAGATGGGACTATTACTGCCGCTAATGCTAGTTCTATCTCAGATGGGGCATCAGCACTTGTTCTCACTTCCGAAGAAATTGCAGCAGAACGTGGTCTAAAACCATGGGCGAAAATTGTGGCTTATGCCTCTAATTCACGGCATCCATCCGAATTTACTATTGCTCCAGTCGGTGCGATCGAGAAAGTTCTGAAAAAAGCCGGTTGGGATGCAGCAGAAGTCGATCTTTGGGAAATTAACGAAGCCTTTGCCATGGTGACCATGGCTGCGATTGATGCCTTTCATCTGGATCCGGCCAAAGTAAATATCAATGGTGGTGCCTGTGCACTGGGTCATCCCTTAGGTTCTTCCGGCTCGCGCATCATTGTGACCTTATTGCATGCCTTAAAACGTACCGGTGGTAAAAAGGGTATTGCTGCTTTATGTATTGGTGGCGGTGAAGCCACTGCTATTGCCGTTGAACTGATCTAA
- a CDS encoding RNA-guided endonuclease TnpB family protein, with translation MKTLKLRIKDKHCKVLDQLASEVNFVWNYVNDLCFKHLQRKQQFFSAYDIAKYTKGTSKECNLHSQTIQAVAEELVTRRKQFKKAKLKWRVSNKKNARRSLGWIPFKKVAVKYADGYVQYGKHQFKLWDSYGLSKYNVKTGSFVEDSRGRWYVCLVVDSIKTEKTTAKTSIGIDLGLKDLATCSDGVKFKAPKIYRQYEQKLGIAQRARNKKRVKAIHAKIKNLRQNMLHQFSHKLVNEHAAIFVGNVNAKALAQTKLAKSVLDAGWTTLRTMLKYKCENAGVWYEEVNEAYTTQTCSCCGSRSSSLKGRAGLGIREWQCVECGTFHDRDINSALNILALGHGRLAGGISVL, from the coding sequence ATGAAGACACTTAAATTACGCATAAAAGACAAACATTGCAAGGTGCTAGACCAATTGGCATCTGAAGTTAATTTTGTCTGGAACTATGTCAATGATTTGTGTTTTAAACACTTGCAAAGAAAACAACAATTCTTTTCAGCTTACGATATTGCTAAATACACGAAAGGTACATCAAAAGAGTGCAATTTGCACAGCCAAACCATACAGGCAGTTGCGGAAGAATTAGTTACTCGAAGAAAGCAATTTAAAAAAGCCAAGCTAAAATGGCGTGTCAGTAACAAAAAAAATGCTAGACGTTCTCTCGGTTGGATTCCATTTAAAAAAGTGGCGGTGAAATATGCCGATGGGTATGTCCAATACGGCAAGCATCAATTCAAGCTATGGGACAGTTACGGACTAAGTAAATACAATGTTAAAACAGGCTCGTTTGTCGAGGATAGCCGAGGGCGTTGGTATGTATGTCTTGTGGTTGATTCAATTAAAACAGAGAAAACCACCGCTAAAACCTCAATTGGCATTGATCTAGGACTCAAAGACCTTGCGACTTGCTCAGATGGTGTAAAGTTCAAAGCGCCTAAAATCTATCGTCAATATGAACAAAAACTTGGTATTGCTCAAAGAGCAAGAAATAAAAAACGTGTCAAAGCGATTCATGCCAAGATCAAAAATCTACGTCAAAATATGCTGCATCAATTCAGTCATAAACTGGTGAATGAACATGCAGCCATCTTCGTTGGTAATGTGAATGCCAAAGCATTGGCACAGACAAAATTAGCTAAGTCTGTACTCGATGCAGGTTGGACGACCTTAAGAACCATGCTCAAGTATAAATGCGAGAACGCAGGGGTATGGTATGAAGAAGTCAATGAAGCCTATACCACCCAAACTTGCTCGTGCTGCGGCTCACGCTCCAGTAGTCTGAAAGGTAGAGCAGGACTTGGAATAAGAGAATGGCAGTGTGTGGAGTGCGGTACATTCCACGATAGAGATATAAACTCAGCACTGAATATTCTTGCGCTCGGACATGGGCGTCTCGCAGGAGGAATCTCCGTCCTTTAG
- a CDS encoding transposase, giving the protein MNPLASLAPAIKDIASAQKNSFATTQAVWRFLNNDKISFKQLNEPIQKLACDQIKTSLHRYALVIHDWSQIQYVTHRNKTQKLQRTHQYDSGYELQTSLLVDAASGLPVAPLAQTLSSASGCYSTFNEQQTERKTHLDSLSEQIQKVEQFPLDKTCVHIIDREGDSIAHLRELSSHGFQWLIRAKEGNRIEHQGEICKVGEVAERIEIQQVKPISYKGNQHMLYVGETNVRLTRAAKSNKKDCLGQRVAPQKGAAIEARLIIAVVKDINEKTVARWSLISNVPTEITAVELTTWYYWRWSIECYFKLLKQAGHDIESWLQTTPEAILRRLLISCMACVLTWRVQRCTDEQNQKVRAFLTRLSGRQQKRGKVESAPAILAGLSILLNTLQLLSEYSIDELNEIATIALGT; this is encoded by the coding sequence ATGAATCCTCTTGCTTCACTTGCTCCTGCAATCAAAGATATTGCCTCTGCTCAAAAAAATAGTTTCGCAACGACGCAAGCTGTATGGCGGTTTTTAAATAATGATAAAATCTCATTTAAACAATTAAATGAACCTATTCAAAAACTTGCTTGTGATCAGATTAAGACATCGCTGCATCGTTATGCTTTAGTTATTCATGATTGGTCACAAATCCAATATGTGACACATCGTAATAAAACCCAAAAACTCCAAAGGACACATCAGTACGACTCAGGCTATGAATTACAAACGAGCTTACTTGTTGATGCTGCTTCTGGACTACCTGTTGCTCCATTAGCTCAGACCCTTTCTAGTGCTTCAGGTTGCTATTCGACATTCAATGAGCAACAGACCGAACGTAAAACCCATTTAGACTCCCTTTCTGAACAAATTCAAAAAGTTGAACAGTTTCCTCTTGATAAAACCTGCGTACATATTATTGATCGTGAAGGAGATTCCATTGCTCATCTCAGGGAATTAAGCAGTCATGGTTTTCAATGGCTTATTCGAGCAAAGGAAGGAAATCGGATTGAGCATCAGGGTGAAATATGTAAAGTTGGAGAAGTTGCTGAACGTATCGAAATACAGCAAGTGAAACCCATTTCTTATAAGGGTAATCAACATATGCTTTATGTTGGAGAAACCAATGTTCGGCTTACCCGTGCTGCAAAATCAAATAAAAAAGATTGTTTAGGTCAAAGAGTTGCTCCTCAGAAAGGTGCTGCAATTGAGGCTAGACTGATTATTGCGGTGGTTAAAGATATTAATGAAAAGACAGTTGCAAGATGGTCATTGATCAGTAATGTACCAACTGAGATTACCGCAGTAGAACTGACGACTTGGTATTACTGGCGTTGGTCAATCGAATGTTATTTCAAACTTCTCAAGCAAGCAGGCCATGATATTGAGTCATGGCTTCAGACTACGCCAGAAGCGATTTTAAGGCGTTTGCTAATCAGTTGTATGGCTTGTGTGTTGACGTGGAGAGTACAGCGTTGTACAGATGAACAAAATCAGAAAGTCCGTGCATTTTTGACTAGACTTTCAGGTAGACAACAGAAAAGAGGCAAGGTAGAGAGTGCGCCTGCCATATTGGCAGGACTCTCGATTTTACTAAATACTCTTCAACTGCTCTCAGAATATTCAATAGATGAACTGAATGAAATCGCAACTATTGCACTAGGTACCTAA
- a CDS encoding acetyl-CoA hydrolase/transferase family protein, with protein MNGLDRIRCVALRDKVMSAEQAIELIQDGAVVGLSGFGGAGEAKTVPLALADHAKAHPLKITLATGASLGNQIDGRLNEAHAIERRYPYQADPDLRKSINAGEVMYIDQHLSEMADHIRHHNLPPINVAIIAATAITEDGEIIPTGSCGNSANFVEMAEQVIVEIDNSINPILEGVHDIYVPKARPNRSPIPIIHAGDRIGTGGIQVNPEKIAAIVLNDIPDTSFHMDEPDDDTLAIARHLIQFFEGEVAAGRLPQHLGPLQSGVGSIANAVFSGFEHSNFHHLEMYSEVLQDCTFKLIDAGKMTFASGCSMTLSDSCAKHVMKNFEQYKGRIVLRPQEISNNPEIIRRLGVIAINTALEFDIYGNVNSTHVTGTKMMNGIGGSGDYTRNAHIAIFVSKSVAKGGAISSVVPMVSHVDHTGHDIDVLVTENGLADLRGLAPRERARKMIDICAHPDYRDALNDYFERACARGGQTPHLLEEALSWHANFEKTGSMHKTT; from the coding sequence ATGAATGGTTTAGATCGCATCCGCTGTGTCGCTCTCCGCGACAAAGTGATGTCTGCTGAGCAGGCGATTGAATTGATTCAAGACGGTGCTGTCGTGGGTTTAAGTGGCTTTGGCGGTGCAGGTGAGGCGAAAACTGTACCGCTCGCTTTGGCTGATCATGCCAAAGCACATCCGCTAAAAATCACCTTGGCCACAGGTGCAAGCCTGGGTAATCAGATTGATGGCCGACTCAATGAAGCGCATGCGATCGAACGCCGTTATCCTTATCAGGCGGATCCAGACTTGCGCAAGTCAATCAATGCTGGTGAAGTGATGTATATCGACCAGCATCTTTCTGAAATGGCGGATCATATCCGGCATCACAACCTGCCGCCGATCAATGTAGCGATTATTGCAGCCACAGCCATTACTGAAGATGGGGAGATTATTCCGACTGGTTCATGCGGCAACTCGGCCAACTTTGTGGAAATGGCAGAGCAGGTGATTGTGGAAATTGATAACAGCATCAATCCGATTCTCGAAGGCGTACATGATATTTATGTGCCTAAAGCTCGCCCAAACCGTTCACCTATTCCGATCATTCATGCCGGTGACCGGATTGGTACTGGCGGTATTCAGGTCAATCCGGAAAAAATTGCTGCCATTGTGCTAAATGACATTCCGGATACCTCTTTCCATATGGATGAACCGGATGATGATACTTTGGCGATTGCTCGACACCTGATTCAGTTTTTTGAGGGAGAAGTAGCAGCAGGGCGTTTGCCACAACATCTCGGACCACTTCAATCCGGGGTAGGCTCGATTGCTAATGCAGTATTTTCCGGATTTGAACACTCCAATTTTCATCACCTGGAAATGTATTCCGAAGTGTTGCAGGACTGTACTTTTAAGCTGATCGACGCTGGTAAAATGACTTTTGCTTCAGGCTGTTCCATGACTCTATCAGATTCGTGTGCAAAACATGTCATGAAGAATTTTGAGCAATACAAAGGCCGAATTGTGCTGCGTCCGCAAGAAATATCCAATAATCCTGAAATTATTCGTCGTCTTGGGGTGATTGCGATTAATACTGCACTTGAGTTCGATATTTATGGCAACGTCAATTCAACCCATGTCACCGGTACCAAAATGATGAACGGCATTGGCGGTTCAGGCGACTATACCCGGAATGCACATATTGCGATTTTCGTGAGCAAATCTGTAGCCAAAGGCGGGGCGATTTCTTCTGTAGTGCCAATGGTCAGTCATGTTGATCATACCGGACATGATATTGATGTGCTGGTCACTGAAAATGGCCTGGCAGACTTACGTGGCTTGGCTCCGCGTGAACGCGCCCGCAAAATGATCGATATCTGTGCTCATCCCGATTATCGAGATGCCCTGAATGATTACTTTGAACGTGCCTGTGCCCGTGGTGGACAAACGCCACATCTGTTGGAAGAGGCGTTGTCTTGGCATGCAAACTTTGAAAAAACGGGCAGCATGCATAAAACGACATAA
- the tnpA gene encoding IS200/IS605 family transposase: MDNSQEIRTGRHCVFNMHVHLVFVAKYRRDVFTKAMLETMNEVFKRICLDFEAKLVEFDGEHDHVHLLVNYPPKVAISSLVNSLKGASSRILRTKHPEIKNKLWGNALWSPSYFAASCGGAPIGIIKQYIQQQQTPH, from the coding sequence ATGGATAATAGTCAAGAGATTAGAACAGGTCGTCACTGTGTTTTTAATATGCACGTTCATTTAGTCTTTGTGGCTAAATATCGTAGAGATGTTTTTACCAAAGCTATGCTCGAAACTATGAATGAAGTATTCAAGCGCATTTGCTTAGACTTTGAAGCTAAGTTGGTAGAATTTGATGGTGAGCATGATCATGTTCATTTACTTGTGAACTATCCACCAAAAGTAGCTATTTCTAGCTTGGTTAACAGCCTAAAAGGTGCATCTAGTCGTATTTTAAGAACTAAACACCCTGAAATTAAAAACAAATTATGGGGGAATGCTTTGTGGTCGCCTAGTTATTTCGCTGCATCGTGTGGAGGTGCTCCCATTGGGATTATTAAACAATATATCCAACAACAGCAAACACCGCATTAG